From the Candidatus Thermoplasmatota archaeon genome, the window CTTCATAGGTTACATCAACGTTTTTAACCCTTGCCAATGGTGGGCCACGATAACACCACCTTATAATTTCATCCACCTTTTCGTCTTCTCCTTCAAAAACGGCTTCCACTCCCCCATCTGGAAGATTGCGAACCCAGCCATTCAGAAAAAGTTCTTCTGCCTTTTCCTTTGTGGATGACCTGAACCACACCCCCTGAACTCTACCAGAGATTAATACATGGGCACTTTTCATGAGACAGAATAAGTAAAAAGATATTTATTTTTGTGGTCCTGCACCCTGCAACGAAAAGATTTTTAAATGTGCCTGGGAGGGGCAAAAATCTTTTTTAACTCTATGCCATTATTAAATGAATGAAAACCGCACCGCGGAAATTTCTGGATGCCGATGAGGTCAGTAAATCAATTTTCAGCTCGAATTCAAATAATGCCTCTTCCCTCTGCCTGAAATGCAGGGGGGCAAAGCTGCTATGCGGGAAGGAAAGATGTCCCATTCTTGTAAAGTTTTACTCCAGTATGAAAACAAAACCGCTCATCGATTCCATTTCCATACACGGCTCAACGCCCCCATCCGTATTTATTGGAAGGGAAGGGTATCCGAAAGTCAACATCGGGCCTATGCTTCCTCCCATCCAGGGAGATACCTCCTTTATAGACACGCCTGAGCAATGGATCGGCAGGGGCATCGATGACATCGTGGATTTCAGAATGAAACTGGTGAGAGGAAAATACCTCACCTCTGTACATGACTTTTCCGGAAAAATTGTTGAATTTACGAGAGAGATTGCTTTAGCAGCCAAGTCAGTTGACATGGAAGTGACATTCAAAAAAAAGCCCCGCGGCAATATCGCTTTATACGACGAAGTGCAGCCTCACGGTCCGTCCGCCCCGATAAAGAAAGTATGGCTGGAAAATCCAAGGGTAGAACCAAAAATTGAAAGGGCATTTTATGACGGAGATCTGAAAGCAAAAGATGCCCTGCTTGAGTTGTACAATAACGGCGTCCTAATTTCGAGAATGCAGAAAGCGTTTTCTGTCGGTGCTTTCGGCATAGAGGAAAATAGGAAATTCGTACCGACGAGGTGGAGCATAACCGCTGTTGACTCGACGATAGGCAATGAGATAAAAAAGAAGGTGAAAGAATATCCTTTCATAAACGAATACTGTTTGTACGAAACGCACGGCCTCGACAACAGGTGGCTTATTTTTATGTACCCCTCTGCCTGGGAGTACGAACTCATAGAGGCATGGTATCCCAACACCACATGGAATCCGTCTAAAAGAAGAATAGTCATATTTGGAGACCATGAATTCTATAAAGGACGAAGCACCTATGCAACCATCGGTGGGTGTTATTATGCGGCCCGTCTCGCTGCTGCCGAGGCTTTAAACAGGGAAAGAAGGCAGGCTGGCGTTGTCATTTTAAGGGAGATACATCCGGGTTACATAATGCCGGTCGGCGTGTGGAACGTCCGGGAAAATGTGAGAGATGCATTGAGAAAAGAACCCCTCAGATTTGACACATTTCAAAGTGCTTTAATGCATATTTCCCAGGTAATGAACATTCCACTGGAGAGATGGATCGAGACAAGCGAGTTAATTAAAGGCAGGCTGTATCAGTGCAGACTGGATGATTTCCTAAAACCATGATAAAAGAAAAGTGGTGCAAGACTGCATTGTCGCCGTCAAAATTGCCCGGGCTGGATTACTCCCTCAATCCGTATTCCGGCTGCTCACATTCCTGCAAGTACTGCTATGTCCCGAATGTTCTGCATGTTGACAGGAAAAAATGGAGTGAAGTGCATGCAAAAGTCAACATTCCCATGGTCCTGAGAAAGGAGTTGAAAGTTAAAAGGAGGGGGGTCGTGGGCATATCAACGGTTACCGATGCCTACCAGCCGGCAGAGAAAAAATACGAACTGACGAGAAGATGCCTTTTATTGCTCCTAAAAAATGACTTTCCTGTCGATATCCAGACCAAATCGGACCTGGTTTTGCGAGACATCGGCCTAATAAAAAAATTCAGCAGGGCGGCGGTCGGCATTACAATTACTACGCTTGATGAAACGAGCAGAAGGTTGCTTGAGCCCAGGGCACCGCCCATCAAAAAAAGACTGCAGGCAGTAAAAAAGCTGTCCGATGGAAACGTATATGCCTACGTTTTCTTCGGTCCCGTTTTTCCGGATATTGAAATTGAGGATGTAAAAAAGTATGTTCAAACTTTCATTGATTCCGGAGCGAAAGAAATCATGGTGGACTCCCTCCATCTGAAGCCCGGGGTCTGGGAAAGCATTTCTTCATCTCTGCCCGATAAAAAAAGAGAGATTTTTGGAGAAAGACTAAAAACAAACTATTACGCTCATATATTTTCCGAGATGGAAAAAGAATGCAGAGGAAAAGTTGTACTGACAAAAGCATTTGACCATTGAAAGAATTTTTATGAAAATGCTTATAATGACAGTTTTGATTATATTTGTGAAAATGGAAACGGGGTTTCGGTGATGAAATGGCATGGTGAAGCAAAAGCTTATAAATCCGCAAGGGAGAGTCTTCAAAAATTGATCGATTTTCTAAAGGGTGATTGCTCTTCAATCGTAAGTGTGCCTATTTGGCATATAGGAATTGAATAGGTTTATCTTTTGTTACATAAAGAGGCCATCAAAATGAGCGATAAAGAAGTCTTGAAAGGATTTTGTGGCAAATGGGCTAACAAAATTGCTTGGCTTGATGCGCGGCTCGAATTGGACTGCATCCATCCTATTTTTCTGAAGAGGGGCATTAAGGAAATACCCTTAAAAAAAGAAAGCAAAGTAATCGATATTGGTTGCGGGATGGGATGGGCATGCCGACAGATGGCCAGAGTAACCACCGAAGGCGAAGTGGTAGGTATAGATGCCTTAGAAAATGCAATAAATAAAGCAGGGCAATTGACTTTAAAGGATAAATCATATGATTACAAGAACCTTGTGTATAAGGTTGCCAATGCTACAGATATTCCGTACCCGGGCGGCTACTTCGATTATGCCATAACTTTTGTATCTTTTTCTTGGTGGGTCGACCCGGACAAGGCTTTGGAAGAAATAGTAAGGGTGCTAAAACTGAAAGGAAAGCTGTATGTATTGGATGTATATGATAAAGGACTTGGAGGTATGCTTGCCAGGATGTCCAACCATTTTTTGTCATTCAAAGAAAAAATTTATTCGGCAGGCCAGTACAGAACATTTTTAGAGAAACGATTTGCAGAGGTTTGGCAAAAGAAGATGAACCCGCTTGGATGGGGGCTGCTGACAGTCGGTATAAAAAATGAATGTTAGTTTCTGGCTACAAGCGGCGAAAAGTTTAATAACAAGTTATTTATTTAAGATATGGAAGGGATGCGATGCAAAAGGAGGAAATAATCCAACTCCATACTCTGTTTGCTCAAATAAAAAACGAGCTGGAAAGACAATCTTTGGGCCAAAATGTAGCATTCGAAGAATACAATGCATTGGGTATACTTCCCCATCACGTGCATAAGTCGAAGGACGACCATAAAAAAGCTGTGTTTATCCTAGGCAAGGGAATAGCACAGGTTTTTTCTCGCGAGGATAAGTATTCCGGTACTGGAAGAGTTGCGGAGAGATTGGCGAGAATGGAAGCAAGAATAAGATAAAAAGGCAGAGGAGTGAGCAGTCTTGTTTCTTGGGCATTAATAAATAGTTTTAAGTAGAATATATGCTTTTACATTTCGATGACGAGGAAAGCCATTATCTCGGTTTTTGTACTGGTTTTACTTGTGCTTGGTAGTACCGTCTACGTAAGGGGAGATGCGGTACGGAGCAGTAACATAATACTTGGTTTCTCGCCCCCCGTTATAACAGACAGCGGCAAATATGTTACCATTTCCATGGAAAATATGCTTTCTTCTCCTTCACTGTCCGGATATCCAATCATGCCCTATAAAACAAAAGTGCTTACATTCCCGTTCGGAACGAAAATTGAAAACATAGATGTTGAAGTGGGCAACATTCAGACAATGCACCTGGACAAAAAAATAGCCCCTGCTCCAGAGCCTGTACCGCTGAACGGAGCTGTACCAAAAGCAGCGAAGGAAGGCAGTGTGTATGAAAGCAATGAACCATATCCACCAAACTGGTTCACATATAATATTGGTGCGGGCATTCAAAACGGAGAGCATGCTATATTTCTTTCAATACATGCTTTTCCAGCACGCTATATTCCATCAACAAATGAACTGGAGTATGTAAATGAAATGAGCATTGAGATAAATTACATTCCTCCTGAAAAGCCGATGCTTAACAATGATGCTTATGACTTGCTCATTGTATCGCCATCTGAGTTCAGCAACGCTTTACAGCCGCTGGTAGAGCATAAAGAGAATTACGGTGTTACGACAAAACTCGTCACATTGAACGAGGTTTATTCATCAGAGGGAAGAGATAAGCCAGAAAAAATAAAGTATTTCATTAAAAATGCAATAGAACAGTGGGGTATAGATTATGTGATGCTTGTGGGCAGTGCAGATAAATTGCCGGTGAGGCTGTCATACACTTATGACGGCGAAGAGGATAATTTTCCAAGCGATCTTTATTATGCAGACATTTATGATTCCGGTGGACATTTTTCCCCGTGGGATACAAATAATAATAATCTATTCGGTGAGTATCAGTATCAGGGAAAAACCGATGACATGGATCTTTATCCAGACGTTTATATCGGCAGATTGGCATGCGATAACGCCGCGGGAGTGTCCACGATAGTGAATAAAATTATTTATTACGAGAGCAACACATTCGGGAAAGAATGGTTTACACGGGCAGTATTGTGCGGCGGGGACAGCCATAATGACAATGGTGGCATATATGAGGGAGAGTACACAAAAAAGCAGGCTCTTTCTTATCTGGACGATTTCACAATCACAAAATTGTATGCTTCTCTCGAAAATCTTGATGGCAAAAGTATAAGAAAAGAAATAAACGACGGGGCAGGATTTGTTGATTTTTCTGGACATGGAAACAGGTACAGCTGGGCAACACACCCCCCTGGAGAATTTAGTAAATGGATAGGTATTGATATGAGCGATGTATCTCTGCTTTCAAATGCCAACGAGTATCCAATAATTGTGCTGGACGCATGCTCCACCGGTGATTTTGAACATGGAAACTGTCTTGCATGGCATTTTGTTAAATCCAGTGATAAAGGAGCAATTGCCACTTTTGCAACTACGGCGCTCTCATGGGGTTATATTGGCTCTTCGTGCACTATAGGTCTATCTGGGTATATGGACGTACACCTTACCAAGCATTTCTCGAAGATGGAAAGGGCGGGAGAGATACTTGCCAACAGCATTGAGGACTACCTTAACCATCATTCCGAGATGGACAAACATGATTACAAGACAATTGAGGAATTTGAATTATTCGGCGACCCGTCTCTGGCAACAGGCGGGAGGGGATGCAGCATAAATAAGCCGCGATCAGGACATCTTTACCTCTTTAACAAGGAAGTTATGCCAACGCTCTTTGGTGGAACATTCATAATCGGAAAAATAGGGATTGAAGCAGCAGTATCTAGCGACATAACAAAAGTGGAATTCTATGTTGATGATAAATTAAGATATGCTGCGGAAAATGAACCATATGAATGGTTCTGGGATGAAAAAGGATTGGGAAAACACAGCCTAAAAATCGTGGGATATGAAGAAAGCGGGGGAGCAGTGGAAAATTCAATGGATGTCCTCATCTTCAATATATGATCGAAAAAGTAACAGTTACCGGGCATATTGCACTGGATTTCATTTTTGATATACCCTACTATCCTGAAAAAAATCATTCGATTTTCATAAAACACAAGGAAGAACATTTCGGCGGCGGCGCAGCCAACATCGCCGTGGGGCTTGCAAAATTGGGCTGCAAAAGTGAGCTTATAGCTACCGTAGATGAAAATTTTGAGAGCAGTCATTACGGTCTTTATCTTAAAAATCTGGGCGTGGAACTTAACTTAAAAAAATTTAAAGGGGAGCTTGCCAGGGCATACATATTCAATGATGAAGAACAAAATCAGATAACCTATTTTTACTGGGGCGTATCTGAAAATATGAAGCATGCAGGAACTAATGCAAGAGATACTGTTCATATTGCCCCTTCCCATCCTGGATTTGCGTGCGATATGGCAGAGAATGCAAAATTCCTTGCATTCGAGCCGGGCCAGGACATTCCCAGATATAAAAAAG encodes:
- a CDS encoding acylphosphatase, whose product is MKSAHVLISGRVQGVWFRSSTKEKAEELFLNGWVRNLPDGGVEAVFEGEDEKVDEIIRWCYRGPPLARVKNVDVTYEEPKGEDGFSIRY
- a CDS encoding Nre family DNA repair protein — encoded protein: MKTAPRKFLDADEVSKSIFSSNSNNASSLCLKCRGAKLLCGKERCPILVKFYSSMKTKPLIDSISIHGSTPPSVFIGREGYPKVNIGPMLPPIQGDTSFIDTPEQWIGRGIDDIVDFRMKLVRGKYLTSVHDFSGKIVEFTREIALAAKSVDMEVTFKKKPRGNIALYDEVQPHGPSAPIKKVWLENPRVEPKIERAFYDGDLKAKDALLELYNNGVLISRMQKAFSVGAFGIEENRKFVPTRWSITAVDSTIGNEIKKKVKEYPFINEYCLYETHGLDNRWLIFMYPSAWEYELIEAWYPNTTWNPSKRRIVIFGDHEFYKGRSTYATIGGCYYAARLAAAEALNRERRQAGVVILREIHPGYIMPVGVWNVRENVRDALRKEPLRFDTFQSALMHISQVMNIPLERWIETSELIKGRLYQCRLDDFLKP
- a CDS encoding radical SAM protein: MIKEKWCKTALSPSKLPGLDYSLNPYSGCSHSCKYCYVPNVLHVDRKKWSEVHAKVNIPMVLRKELKVKRRGVVGISTVTDAYQPAEKKYELTRRCLLLLLKNDFPVDIQTKSDLVLRDIGLIKKFSRAAVGITITTLDETSRRLLEPRAPPIKKRLQAVKKLSDGNVYAYVFFGPVFPDIEIEDVKKYVQTFIDSGAKEIMVDSLHLKPGVWESISSSLPDKKREIFGERLKTNYYAHIFSEMEKECRGKVVLTKAFDH
- a CDS encoding class I SAM-dependent methyltransferase; amino-acid sequence: MSDKEVLKGFCGKWANKIAWLDARLELDCIHPIFLKRGIKEIPLKKESKVIDIGCGMGWACRQMARVTTEGEVVGIDALENAINKAGQLTLKDKSYDYKNLVYKVANATDIPYPGGYFDYAITFVSFSWWVDPDKALEEIVRVLKLKGKLYVLDVYDKGLGGMLARMSNHFLSFKEKIYSAGQYRTFLEKRFAEVWQKKMNPLGWGLLTVGIKNEC
- a CDS encoding UPF0058 family protein, yielding MQKEEIIQLHTLFAQIKNELERQSLGQNVAFEEYNALGILPHHVHKSKDDHKKAVFILGKGIAQVFSREDKYSGTGRVAERLARMEARIR
- a CDS encoding C25 family cysteine peptidase, whose amino-acid sequence is MTRKAIISVFVLVLLVLGSTVYVRGDAVRSSNIILGFSPPVITDSGKYVTISMENMLSSPSLSGYPIMPYKTKVLTFPFGTKIENIDVEVGNIQTMHLDKKIAPAPEPVPLNGAVPKAAKEGSVYESNEPYPPNWFTYNIGAGIQNGEHAIFLSIHAFPARYIPSTNELEYVNEMSIEINYIPPEKPMLNNDAYDLLIVSPSEFSNALQPLVEHKENYGVTTKLVTLNEVYSSEGRDKPEKIKYFIKNAIEQWGIDYVMLVGSADKLPVRLSYTYDGEEDNFPSDLYYADIYDSGGHFSPWDTNNNNLFGEYQYQGKTDDMDLYPDVYIGRLACDNAAGVSTIVNKIIYYESNTFGKEWFTRAVLCGGDSHNDNGGIYEGEYTKKQALSYLDDFTITKLYASLENLDGKSIRKEINDGAGFVDFSGHGNRYSWATHPPGEFSKWIGIDMSDVSLLSNANEYPIIVLDACSTGDFEHGNCLAWHFVKSSDKGAIATFATTALSWGYIGSSCTIGLSGYMDVHLTKHFSKMERAGEILANSIEDYLNHHSEMDKHDYKTIEEFELFGDPSLATGGRGCSINKPRSGHLYLFNKEVMPTLFGGTFIIGKIGIEAAVSSDITKVEFYVDDKLRYAAENEPYEWFWDEKGLGKHSLKIVGYEESGGAVENSMDVLIFNI
- a CDS encoding carbohydrate kinase family protein, with the protein product MIEKVTVTGHIALDFIFDIPYYPEKNHSIFIKHKEEHFGGGAANIAVGLAKLGCKSELIATVDENFESSHYGLYLKNLGVELNLKKFKGELARAYIFNDEEQNQITYFYWGVSENMKHAGTNARDTVHIAPSHPGFACDMAENAKFLAFEPGQDIPRYKKEQLSFILDNTDILFCNNFELKQIEKILELEKQKLLRQMDVVMTEGEKGSILYSEGNKKRIPAVKANVVDPTGAGDAYKAAFWAGLIRGLDLETSCKLGSIASSLVVKKRGAQSGLPDWDKLLELYEIHFEKAEKI